Below is a genomic region from Amphiura filiformis chromosome 19, Afil_fr2py, whole genome shotgun sequence.
atacTCATATTGTTTATCCATGTTCACACGTTGAGCCAAGGTGTGAATTCAGCAACCGTGACCTCCAAAACCTGATGACCGcgatccaaataaataaattataatttccCAACTGAAATATTATGACAGACATGGGCATAGCAGTATGTTGATCTCTAGGCCCTAAATATTTGCATTGCAAATTGTGGAGTATTCTCATTGAGTATCGTTTAACCgattatatttttttatcatcatgATCTTAGTAgagtaattgaagacctgagcgcaagaagaccgtaagtccacttggcccctcaacatgtatacactaaagttacttATAGTTTCttagttttataatgtttaatacagggtgtccccccccaaaaaaaaagaggcccctcattgcgccctctttttcgcctatttctgaaaagttgataaaatattattttggtatgtaaagaaacctttaattgttagctttaataaaccaaaacaattatttcaatcggctcacaacttttgaagatatgcccttttaaagacaagtacccgttttacactctgtccacggatagcaaacagagtggttgggataggtcgtgctgtggagtggcctgtaagatcaccagacctcacaccacttgatttcttcatttgtggcaaaatccaagatctttgcaaacgtattaatGCTACGCAACGgagttgatgcaatgaggactaggactgaaacctgtattcgtcaaggaggcaaccaggtagagggcaaagcagcacagtaaactcacttcaaaagaaccaaagacaaactaaacagcccttttcagggctaccttttattccaaaaagagaaatgacttatgttgtcaataaaaagaaagcaagaaacattaaagtaagaaagtaagaaacataatgaagcaaaaatgcataaaatagccgagaaaaacataagtaattctcgctattcgcaataagggcgccgccagcggtttgcgatgtaatcgtgatgtatcatgggaaaatcgtgatgtatcatgggaaaaggtcgacatcaagtccgcgcaatacagaatattaccatgctattacataggaacacgtgacaatattttttagtttgtcaatataacggtattacacgcaaatcgatagaaaaaattaattgtgcacatttcaaatcacattattaagtattattgagtatcgattcgcgtgtaacacctttattttgacaaactaaaaaatattgtcacgtgttcctatgtaatagcatggtaatattcgtattgcgcggacttgatgtcgaccttttcccatgatacatcacgattacatcgcaaactgctggcggcgcccttattgcgaatagcgagaattgcaagtatagcaaaagaattCCATCCcacccacatcaatttcgcccaagttaacaaaatccataacccataaagCCCACTGGTAAAGCctattccctaaaataaagttgttattttataaagttatcatcgaggaatgttttatattcatgcatagtatatgcacttttcaatcttcgaagtagccaaacctcctccgtggacagagtgaaaaaacggatacatatctttaaatgggcatatcttcaaaagttatgagccgattgaaataattgtttcggtttattaaagctaacgggtaacggcttctttacataccaacatatacttgatcaacttttctgaaataggagaaaaagaggacgcaatgaggggcctcttttttttgggacaccctgtacatgttcCAGCGTGAAAACATCATAAAAAGTTGTGAAAGATAAGTtgttgtggcccctgaacatgtataaaatattaccaaactatacgaaactataagCAACTTTCGTGTATAcatatgttgaggggccaagtggacttacggtcttcttgcgctcaggtcttcaattataatttaACTTTTCAAATCATTTTATATTTTCAGGTTCCTATTTGTTGAGACGCTATGTCTGGTGAAACAGGTCCTCTAAAAGTCTTCCTCTGGACAAGTCCTCGTACTGTGTCGACTTCATTTCTCAAATGCATGAATTACGTGCCTGATACCGTAGCCTGGCACGAACCATATATGGAGATCGCTAAATTCTCACAACTAACCGAAGATCCGATGGTTTGCAAACCTTGTATAGAATTGCTGGAAAAGCACGGAGGCGCTTCCGAAGTAGCTAAAATTAAAAGTGGATATGACGCAAGTGACAAAGATTTTGATTGGCTGAAAGAGCAATTAGAAGGTGATTTTCCTGGAAAGAAGATGGTTTTCGTGAAAGAGATGGCAGCAAGTCTTGTTAGAGAGTCGCGATATGATAAAATCCCGAAGGGGTTTCGGCACACTTTCCTAATACGTAATCCTCATAAGCTGATGAAATCTCAACTGAAAGTGCTTGTGAAATCGCAAAAGGGAGGATCagataacatgtttaaaaaaaacaggGATCATCCGAACCGCGTGCGCCCCCTTCAGTATTTGAATGAATTATGGAAGTACGTCAAAGCTGAAGGTTTAGAATCCCGACCTGTGATCATTGATATCGACGATCTTCTGGAGAATCCCAAAGAAATGCTGGAAGCTTACTGTAAAGAAGTCGGTATTCCCTTCACAGAAGATCTACTGACTTGGCCCGCGGGTGATGACGTCATGACAAAGATCTGGATGGTTCCCAAGCAAACCATACTCACATTTCGTTCGATTGGACTACATGATGCAACCTTCGCAAGCACTGGATTTCAAACTAAATCATCGACTGCGAATGGTGATAGTAGCAGCGCTGAAGCGGAACTAACGAAACAGGTCTCAACCATTGTACCGCCAATGTGGAAAAGTACTGTATCGCAAATGTTGGACAGAGAAATGCCTTATTATGAAGAACTACATGCCGAACGGCTGACTCTAGAGAAATAAGTACATAATACCAATAGCTTTGACATTGAGTTTTACTCTGAACCCCTCATATACCCAATGTGATCATTAAACGGTATATAGCGATTGCAcaagcccgggggggggcactccaactttggaggtgacgcgtatgtagggctgttaagaccccctttttcagcatcgctgtcacccaaagaccccatatttttttacgaacacatgctcgctccgcgctctgtcacccgaagacccctatttttccatttgatctgtcacccaaagacccttacaagttcaatttgaacagcaactttcatttatcactgattttgttacttattttgaaaaaaataaagaaatttgaagccatttagaactagaaattcgattttcgaggtttttgtggcgctgttttggttctcacccaaagattccatttaaaaaatggtcatgttctcacccaatgaccccatattttttacattttgctctcaccgaatgccaaaaatcatgctctcacccaatgaccccatattttttacatgttgctctcaccgaatgccccttagtgcgaaagcgccagccctacacctatatccatttcaaattgaagtgccccccccccccccccgggtgcacAAGATGGGGGTGGGAGTAAACGAAAACCATTTTCCTATAGAATCAAGCTCTAGTTGCATaggtctttaagggggtactacacccctgcccaattttgtgcctattttttgcatttttctcaaaatttatagcgcattggtgacaagtaagatatgtatattataggggcaaggactacaactactactgcactggaaattttatttcagcacagacaacagttgtggagatacaatcaaaaatgagggaaaagcaatatttgatcaataaatcaataactacttaccttgagttgctgaattttcagtgtagtaattgtagtccttgcccctataatatatacatatcttatttgtcaccaatgcgctataatttgtgagaaaaatgcaaaaataggcataaaattggccaggggtgttacCCCCTTAAGCTGCTATATACCTCTACTCCACTTTCGCTCTTTTTCGTAAAAAATAGGAAAACGTGATGCCTCTTTGAAATTAAATTTGCATTATGTAAATTAATACCGTTAGTGAAGTTCATTTTGGTTTAGTACTTGTACGTACGGATGaagcaaaataattatgtaatattacGGTTTGAGTAATTTGAGTGATGTGTGAGTGCGTGTGAACAAGAGCGTTTGtctttaaatacacggctttcggcttatcctagcaaatacaaaaatgttttaaaacgttataaccaGGTTAAAAAATAAACGTGTTTTggatttggtcaaaatgttttaattataTTCAAAGGTACTTGACCATATCGGCAGTCTCATTCTTCTGATTTTGGTATCAAGAAGGCTCATATCTTTCTCATTATCCCAATGAAATTGAACGCCCGATGATATTTTtagtttaaatggtgtgaacaaggGAAACTAATAAAGAGGTTTCCTAAGAAAAAATACACAATGCAGAACTAACTGACTTCAATTTATTGTATGCTGGATTGAGAGGTTTGGAAAGCAATTACGGGAGTCCGACTACAACTTCATGAATTGCCGTACAAGTAAGTACATAGGTGTAgaatagaaaaaaaataaaataatggagcgtatttataccgcgcaaaaatcatcaaaaagatctcaggtcacgaaaacaaaaaagcaaaggaCACACAGTGAAACACAAAAAACTTTTAGATTCAGGGAAAGCATgttggaaaaaatgagttttaagacTACATTTGAATTGAACAAGCAAAGTgatagcatgaaagttcatctgtgttggtagacttcataattggaaatttaaacttatgatctcaacacaaaattaagacgtacctcaaattttcggtcacaactttgaccttcatctggagactgccaacccaagtttgggatcagtgaccttttggacacttgaccccaaaacccggtcgtacactctgggtaacttgtattGGCCCCAgtcgcggttgagagatggttggttgactctgatgtaaattgactccttcacacccctttcaaagcaAAGTGATATTGCGGATGTTGTTGGGAAGGTAATTCCATGCTACAGGGGCAGCATAACGAATTAAAGGAACGCATACCAGCAGATGTTAACACGCGGGGTCCTGAGTAGTTTTTCAGATGATGAACGGAGGGAGCGTTGAGGAACACAAGTACAGCGAACCGCGGAGAGGTAAGACGGAAGGGTAATCCTAATAAACTGATGAAATCTCTACTGAAAGTGCTTGTGAAATCGCAAAAGGGAGGACCcgataacatgtttaaaaaacaggGATCATCCGGACCGTGTGCGTCCCCTTCAGTATTGAATGAATTATGGAAGTACGTGAAAGCTGAAGGTTTAGAATCCCGACCTGTGATCATT
It encodes:
- the LOC140141559 gene encoding uncharacterized protein, with the protein product MSGETGPLKVFLWTSPRTVSTSFLKCMNYVPDTVAWHEPYMEIAKFSQLTEDPMVCKPCIELLEKHGGASEVAKIKSGYDASDKDFDWLKEQLEGDFPGKKMVFVKEMAASLVRESRYDKIPKGFRHTFLIRNPHKLMKSQLKVLVKSQKGGSDNMFKKNRDHPNRVRPLQYLNELWKYVKAEGLESRPVIIDIDDLLENPKEMLEAYCKEVGIPFTEDLLTWPAGDDVMTKIWMVPKQTILTFRSIGLHDATFASTGFQTKSSTANGDSSSAEAELTKQVSTIVPPMWKSTVSQMLDREMPYYEELHAERLTLEK